CGACGCCCGAGGAGATGCCGGTCAACGAAACGCTCGAGCTGGCGGCGCGGCTGGACACGGAAACCAACGTCGACCTCGCGGCCGTCGTGATCAACCGCGTGCTGCCCGAGTTGTTCGGTCGGCGCGAGGAGGAGTTGTTCGACGCCCTCAACACGCCCGAGCGTCGCGCCGAAATCGGGGCAGCGGCCGGCGGCTCGGTCGACTACCTGATGGAAGGCGCGTCGCTGGCCGTCGCCCTACGCCGCGGAAGTGCCGAACACCTCGAGCGCCTGCGTTCGGAACTCGACCGCCGCGTGCCGATGCTGTACGTGCCGTATCTGTTCATGCGCACCCACGGCATGCGGGCGACGCGCATGGTCGCCGCTGCCTTGTCCGCGGAGTTGGGCTACTGATGGCGCGCGCCGGATCGATCGAACAGCTCCTGGCGGCCAAGGAGATCGTCGTGTGCTGCGGGTCGGGCGGCGTTGGCAAGACGACGACGGCGGCGGCGCTCGGCGCGCTGGCGGCGACACGTCATGGCGGCAAGGTGCTGGTCCTCACTGTCGATCCGGCGCGCCGCTTGGCCAACGCCCTCGGCCTCCAGGGGTTCGGCAACGTGGAGCGGCGCGTGCCCGAATCGGCGTTCGAAGCGGCAGGGGTGAAGCCGCGCGGCGAGCTGTACGCCGCCATGCTCGACACCCGTCAGAGCTGGGACGACCTGGTGAAGCGACACGCGCCGGACCGCGCCACCGAGCACGCGATTCTCGAGAACAAGCTCTACCAAAACTTCGCCGGTCGCTTCGTGCAGAGCCACGACTACATCGCCATGGAGCGGCTCTACGAGATCCATGCCAGCGGCACCTACGACCTCGTGATCGTCGACACGCCGCCGACGCGCAACGCCGTCGACTTCCTCGACGCCCCCGAGCGCATGGCGGAGTTCTTCACCAGCCGCTTCCTGCGCCTGCTCATCGCGCCCTACCGGTCGCGGTTGGTGAGCATGGCGAGCAAGCCGTTCTACCAAGTGGCCGACCGGATCCTCGGCACGCAGTTCCTCCAGGACATCGCGGAGTTCTTCATCCTCTTCCAGTCGATGTACGACGGTTTTGTCGAGCGCGCCCGCGCGGTGTCGGCGCTCTTGCGCGACAGGCGCTCGACGTTCGTCGTCGTGTCGACGCTCGAAGCGGCACCACTCGACGAGGCCGAGTTCTTTCTCGAACAACTCGGCGCGCGCAAGCTGCACCTCGGCGCCATCGTGTTGAACAAGGTGCTGCCGGCGTACTTTCTCGATCCCGAGTCGTACCGGGTCGCCGAGCGCATCCCGGGCGAGGCGAAGCAGCTGGCGGCAGCCGTGGTGAAGGACGGCGAGGACGACGCCGACGTGGCGCGGGTGCTCGACGAGATCGCCGATAGCTACCTTCGGTTCTCGGTGGTCGCCCAACGCGAAGCCGAACAGCGCGCCGAGTTGGCCGCGTCGCCCGACGTGGTCGCCGCGGTGCCCTACTTCGAGACCGACATCACCGATCTCGGCGGCCTGCTGCACCTCGGCGAGAAGATCTGGTAATCGGTGGCCACGCTCGCCGAATTGGCCCGCGCGCACACCAAACTCAGCGACGACGCCATCGACCATCTCCAGCGTCTGATCCGCGGCTGGGGCATGCTCGCCGACCTGTGTTTCGGTGACCTCGTACTGCTGGCCGAAGCAACCGACGACGACTTCGTCGTGCTGGGCCAGATGCGCCCGAGCACGAGCCAGACGCTGCACCACGACGACCTCGTCGGGCGCAGGATCCCCGAGGCCGACCGGCCCGTCGTCGCCCGCGCGTTCCGCTCCGGCGAGATCGTCGAGGGCGAGGTCGGACTCGGAGAGCTCGCCGACCGCGTGCGCATGCAGGGCATCCCGGTGCGCCGCGACGGCAACGTGATCGCCGTGATGACCCGCGAGGCCCCCCTGTCGGCGACGCGGCGGCCGGGGGCGCTCGAGCGCGTCTACGGCGACACGTTCGAGCGTTTCGCCCGCATGATCGTGCGCGGCGAGTACCCCTTCGCCACCGAGGACGACGTGGGCGAGGACACGCCCCGCGTCGGCGACGGCGCCATCGTGCTCGACGCGTCGGGCCGCATCGAATACGCGTCACCCAACGCCGTCAACGCGCTGCACCGCATGGGCATCCACGCCAACGTGACGGGCAGCCGTCTCGACGACGTCGGCGTCGAAGAGACCGCCGTCAGCCGCGCCTTCTTCGCCGGCAAGCCCGTAACCGAAGAAGTCGAGCGGGCACCCGACGTGGTCGTGCAGTTGCGCTGCTTGCCGTTGCTGCATCGCGGTGACGTGACCGGTGGGCTGGTGTTGTTGCGCGACGTCACCGATATCCGCCGCCGTGACCGCCTGCTGCTCTCGAAGGACGAGAGCATTCGCGAGATTCACCACCGCGTGAAGAACAACCTCCAGACGATCTCGTCGCTGCTGCGGCTGCAGGCGCGCCGCTTGCCGTCGCCCGATGGCAAGGCGGCGTTGAAGGAAGCGGAACGCCGGATTCGTTCGATTGCGCGCGTCCACGAAGTGTTGTCGATGGACCCGGGGGACCAGGTGGCCTTCGGCGACGTCGTGCGCGACCTCGTGCGCATGGCCGAGGAGTCCGTCGTCGGCGGTCGCCACGTCGAGTTCCGGATCGAAGGCGACGCCGGCGAGTTGCACGCCGAGGTGGCGACGCCGCTGGCGGTGGTCATCTCGGAACTGCTGCAGAACGCCAGCGAGCACGCCTTCCCCGAAGACAGTGGCGACGACGACGCCTACGGGCTCGTCACGCTCAAGCTCCACAACGACGGGCACGACCTCGACGTCGAGGTGCGCGACAA
Above is a window of Acidimicrobiales bacterium DNA encoding:
- a CDS encoding ArsA-related P-loop ATPase; this encodes MARAGSIEQLLAAKEIVVCCGSGGVGKTTTAAALGALAATRHGGKVLVLTVDPARRLANALGLQGFGNVERRVPESAFEAAGVKPRGELYAAMLDTRQSWDDLVKRHAPDRATEHAILENKLYQNFAGRFVQSHDYIAMERLYEIHASGTYDLVIVDTPPTRNAVDFLDAPERMAEFFTSRFLRLLIAPYRSRLVSMASKPFYQVADRILGTQFLQDIAEFFILFQSMYDGFVERARAVSALLRDRRSTFVVVSTLEAAPLDEAEFFLEQLGARKLHLGAIVLNKVLPAYFLDPESYRVAERIPGEAKQLAAAVVKDGEDDADVARVLDEIADSYLRFSVVAQREAEQRAELAASPDVVAAVPYFETDITDLGGLLHLGEKIW
- a CDS encoding histidine kinase N-terminal domain-containing protein, which produces MATLAELARAHTKLSDDAIDHLQRLIRGWGMLADLCFGDLVLLAEATDDDFVVLGQMRPSTSQTLHHDDLVGRRIPEADRPVVARAFRSGEIVEGEVGLGELADRVRMQGIPVRRDGNVIAVMTREAPLSATRRPGALERVYGDTFERFARMIVRGEYPFATEDDVGEDTPRVGDGAIVLDASGRIEYASPNAVNALHRMGIHANVTGSRLDDVGVEETAVSRAFFAGKPVTEEVERAPDVVVQLRCLPLLHRGDVTGGLVLLRDVTDIRRRDRLLLSKDESIREIHHRVKNNLQTISSLLRLQARRLPSPDGKAALKEAERRIRSIARVHEVLSMDPGDQVAFGDVVRDLVRMAEESVVGGRHVEFRIEGDAGELHAEVATPLAVVISELLQNASEHAFPEDSGDDDAYGLVTLKLHNDGHDLDVEVRDNGEGLPEGFTPESTDSLGLSIVTNLVTSQLKGTIDIRSDNGTVVELRIPLLNTR